From the genome of Ralstonia insidiosa:
TCTATCCGATGTTTGCGCTGCTGCGCGCGTATCCGACCATCGGCGCGTTGCTGGCACTGCAAGCCGTATCGGGCATTTTCAAGGCGGCGTATTCGGGGCCGATGCCGGCGTTGATGTCGGAGATCTTCCCTACGCGCGTGCGCTCGACGGGGCTGTCGCTCGGCTACAGCCTGGGCGTGACGCTGTTCGGCGGGTTCGCACCGTTCATCGTCACGTGGCTGATTCACACGACGGGCGATACGCTGGCGCCGAGCTACTACGTGCTGACGGCGGCCGTGGTGAGCGGCATCTCGCTGACGATCATCGCGTTGCGCCATCGCAGGGCTGGACGCGCTTCCTGAGCGTTTACTCTTTCTTTACACCGCCCCACTGCCCTTTTTCACGCTTTTTGCGAGCGAACCGATACGGTGTCACCATGTTCAACGACTTGGCGATGCCAGCCACCGCCTTCGCATCATGGGCCGATCCATGCTTCTGTCTTCGCTCGTTCCGCAGCTGCTGCCGCCCTCGCCGGCAGCGGCCTCTCGTGTGGATTCTCGCGTGGTTGCCACGCCGGCACGCCAGTATGTGAGCCTGCGCGTAACGGTGCCAAGCGATGAACCCCACGCGGTTCGCCGTCAGTTGCATGCATTGCTGGGCGACGCGCTCGGTCTGTACATCGTCCAGCACGACGCGCGCCGTCACACCATCAGCGTGGATCTGGAACTCGTGCATGCCGATGTGGATGCTGTCATCGGCGCCCTGCTGCGCGGCCTGCCGCGCGCCACGCTCGGCCGCGTTACCCCGCTCAAGCGCGGGCATGCCCACCTGCTGCACTGAGGCACGCCATGTTTTCGGGCATCTGGATTCCGCTGGTCACCCCCTTTCACGACGATAAAGTCGACACGACTGCGCTACGCCGGCTGGTGCGTCACTACCAGGGCGCGGGCGTCGCAGGCTTTGTCGCGCTGGGCACCACAGGCGAAGCCGCACTGCTCTCGCAGATCGAGCGCTACACCGTGCTGGAGACGATCGCAGAGGCATGCGACGGCCGCACACCCTACCTGATCGGCGTGGGCGCGGCCGACACGCGCGAGGTCTGCGCACAGATCCGCCACTACGAGCGCTGGAACAGCGCGGGCTATCTCGTGCCACCGCCCTACTACGTGTGCCCATCGCAGGCGGGCTTGCGCTGGCACTACACGCAGGTGGCGGCCAGCACGTCGCGCGCGGTGGTGCTCTACAACGTGCCCAAGCGCACGGGCGTGGCTATCGCCCCGCATACCGCGCTGGTGCTGGCCGAGCAGGCCAACATCGTCGCCATCAAGGAATGCGTGGCCGACAACTTTGGCGCGCTGCAAGGCGGGCCGCTCGATGTGCTGAGCGGGGATGACAGCGCGCTGCTCGACTGCCTCGCGCACGGCGGTGCAGGCGGCATTCTTGCCGGAGCGCATATCCGCCCGGAGTTGTTCGTGGCTTTGGTGGAGCACTACCGCGCTGGCCGTGTCGACGAGGCCAGGCGTCTGGCCCAAGCACTCGCGCCGCTGGCTGCGCTGCTGTTTGCGGAGCCCAACCCGGCGCCGGTCAAGGCGCTGCTGGCCGAACTCGGACACATCGGCGAGCAGACACGCGCACCGATCCTGCCGGTCACGGAATCGTTACGCCGCCGCCTGGTGGCAGCCTTGCAAGCACTGGAGACCGTCGAGGCCGACCGCGCATTGCGGCTGGCCTGATGTCTGCGTTCAAGCCGCGGCTTACGCGCCCTTGTACCAGTGCGCATTCCACGCACTGGCCGCCCTGCGGTACGTGACGTCGTGTCGGGTGCCGCGATGGTGGCGGCGCGGCGTGCTCGCGACGGGGCCGTCGCTGTCAACGTCGTTGGCAGATTCCGTCGCTGCGACGGTATGCGTGGTGGCGGGCGGAACCTGCGAGTAGACACGCTGCTCCATGCGGTCACGCGCTGCCTCGACCGGATCGGGCTGCGCGGCCTGCGGCGTTGCAGCGCTGGCCGGGGTCACCGCCATCGCTACGCTCGTTGCGTCACTGGCCTGCACGGCGGCGGGCGTATGCCCCGCCAGGCTGTGCACCCACGGTGCGTGCGCCATCCCCACGTAGATCGCCCCCGTCACTGCAATGAACGCAGCCGCCACGTTGGTGAATGCGCCGTTGACGATGGCACTCGAAGCACGCGACCACCAGGGCTTGTGCTCGACCTGTGCCTGCAGCACGTCGGCCACCTCCGTCGGGTCGACATAGGTGGCAGCCGGTTGCGGGGTATCGATGGGTTCGGGTGGCTGGGTGGTAACGGAAGCGGGCAAGCGCATGGCGAGAACTCAAGATCCTGGGTCAGCAACATCGCGCGTTGCCGATCGTTATTCGGGAATGGCCGCATGACACGCACGTGACAGCGTGAAGCGGCGCAGCAGCCTCGTTGCGGCGATCAGCCGTCAGTAGCAAATTCCTTGCCGGACGTTGTGCATTGCGACAAACACCCGCCAACCCTTGTCGGTGCTCGCCGTTGCCCCAGAAACAGACGATTTGGCCATCCGACGGAGTGCCCGTGCGCATGCAAGGCAGGTAGACTTTGCAAAGTTTACCGGGTGTGACACCCGAGTCTGCACATCAAGGAAATCCAGGGAGAACGACGTGCGTTGGGATGACATG
Proteins encoded in this window:
- the dapA gene encoding 4-hydroxy-tetrahydrodipicolinate synthase; this translates as MFSGIWIPLVTPFHDDKVDTTALRRLVRHYQGAGVAGFVALGTTGEAALLSQIERYTVLETIAEACDGRTPYLIGVGAADTREVCAQIRHYERWNSAGYLVPPPYYVCPSQAGLRWHYTQVAASTSRAVVLYNVPKRTGVAIAPHTALVLAEQANIVAIKECVADNFGALQGGPLDVLSGDDSALLDCLAHGGAGGILAGAHIRPELFVALVEHYRAGRVDEARRLAQALAPLAALLFAEPNPAPVKALLAELGHIGEQTRAPILPVTESLRRRLVAALQALETVEADRALRLA